One window from the genome of Elaeis guineensis isolate ETL-2024a chromosome 5, EG11, whole genome shotgun sequence encodes:
- the LOC105045901 gene encoding uncharacterized protein isoform X1 translates to MSEKERKKRLRNRHDGSHPVAEILAKWREQNRQPDCSNDVEKYVRRVPAKGSRKGCMRGKGGPENSHCNYRGVRQRTWGKWVAEIREPNRGSRLWLGTFNTALDAAMAYDEAARAMYGPCARLNLPQCDIAAKDTTLGDAESYESTTTTSQLSNASGLEESGIKAPKLEAGDKRRSINPPQSTAEPVMSMVKTEADEELFKHFDSLQDLHQDIVGIEDILGNMDLYPSSSTTITQNMKSEKDQVGGVDTNTIGLNGTPSALSFRTQSPDVKSPGTWCTMGQTPADMDDDNCDFIKQMSQDMEFGFTNDQGIPELEFPDPRLFPESHGF, encoded by the exons ATGTCGGAGAAAGAAAG GAAGAAAAGGCTGCGAAATCGGCATGATGGCTCCCATCCCGTAGCGGAGATACTTGCCAAGTGGAGAGAGCAAAACAGGCAACCGGACTGTTCCAAtgatgttgagaaatatgtccggAGAGTGCCTGCGAAGGGTTCTAGGAAAGGATGCATGCGAGGAAAAGGAGGCCCAGAAAATTCGCACTGCAATTACCGTGGCGTGAGGCAGCGAACTTGGGGCAAGTGGGTTGCAGAGATCCGAGAGCCCAACCGGGGCAGTCGTCTGTGGCTTGGAACCTTTAACACTGCGTTGGACGCTGCTATGGCCTACGATGAAGCTGCGAGGGCTATGTATGGACCCTGTGCCCGCCTCAATCTCCCTCAATGTGACATTGCAGCTAAAGATACAACCTTGGGAGATGCAGAATCCTATGAATCGACAACAACCACGTCACAGCTTTCCAATGCCTCCGGTCTTGAGGAGTCAGGAATTAAGGCTCCAAAACTAGAAGCAGGAGATAAAAGAAGAAGTATTAACCCTCCTCAATCAACTGCAGAACCTGTTATGAGTATGGTCAAGACTGAGGCAGATGAGGAGCTTTTTAAGCATTTTGATTCCTTGCAGGATCTACACCAGGACATTGTAGGCATTGAAGATATACTGGGGAATATGGACTTGTATCCATCGAGTAGCACCACCATCACTCAGAATATGAAGAGCGAGAAAGACCAGGTTGGAGGGGTGGATACAAATACCATCGGGCTTAATGGCACTCCATCAGCTCTCTCATTCAGAACTCAGAGTCCAGATGTGAAGAGCCCGGGAACCTGGTGTACTATGGGGCAGACACCGGCTGACATGGATGATGATAACTGTGATTTTATCAAACAAATGAGTCAAGATATGGAATTCGGGTTTACCAATGACCAGGGCATTCCCGAGCTGGAATTTCCCGACCCTAGGTTGTTCCCAGAATCACATGGGTTTTAG
- the LOC105045901 gene encoding uncharacterized protein isoform X2 has protein sequence MRGKGGPENSHCNYRGVRQRTWGKWVAEIREPNRGSRLWLGTFNTALDAAMAYDEAARAMYGPCARLNLPQCDIAAKDTTLGDAESYESTTTTSQLSNASGLEESGIKAPKLEAGDKRRSINPPQSTAEPVMSMVKTEADEELFKHFDSLQDLHQDIVGIEDILGNMDLYPSSSTTITQNMKSEKDQVGGVDTNTIGLNGTPSALSFRTQSPDVKSPGTWCTMGQTPADMDDDNCDFIKQMSQDMEFGFTNDQGIPELEFPDPRLFPESHGF, from the coding sequence ATGCGAGGAAAAGGAGGCCCAGAAAATTCGCACTGCAATTACCGTGGCGTGAGGCAGCGAACTTGGGGCAAGTGGGTTGCAGAGATCCGAGAGCCCAACCGGGGCAGTCGTCTGTGGCTTGGAACCTTTAACACTGCGTTGGACGCTGCTATGGCCTACGATGAAGCTGCGAGGGCTATGTATGGACCCTGTGCCCGCCTCAATCTCCCTCAATGTGACATTGCAGCTAAAGATACAACCTTGGGAGATGCAGAATCCTATGAATCGACAACAACCACGTCACAGCTTTCCAATGCCTCCGGTCTTGAGGAGTCAGGAATTAAGGCTCCAAAACTAGAAGCAGGAGATAAAAGAAGAAGTATTAACCCTCCTCAATCAACTGCAGAACCTGTTATGAGTATGGTCAAGACTGAGGCAGATGAGGAGCTTTTTAAGCATTTTGATTCCTTGCAGGATCTACACCAGGACATTGTAGGCATTGAAGATATACTGGGGAATATGGACTTGTATCCATCGAGTAGCACCACCATCACTCAGAATATGAAGAGCGAGAAAGACCAGGTTGGAGGGGTGGATACAAATACCATCGGGCTTAATGGCACTCCATCAGCTCTCTCATTCAGAACTCAGAGTCCAGATGTGAAGAGCCCGGGAACCTGGTGTACTATGGGGCAGACACCGGCTGACATGGATGATGATAACTGTGATTTTATCAAACAAATGAGTCAAGATATGGAATTCGGGTTTACCAATGACCAGGGCATTCCCGAGCTGGAATTTCCCGACCCTAGGTTGTTCCCAGAATCACATGGGTTTTAG
- the LOC105045900 gene encoding protein DETOXIFICATION 44, chloroplastic codes for MAGTALFLRPLITSLHPKTATFPPPRRNPTPSRLRFQNPPRFAASDEQTPTSHTESGFKRPIRKPIGPSVLSSIPRLLDRIRGDQISLELVSIALPAVLALAADPIASLVDTAFVGHLGSVELAAVGVSVSVFNLVSKLLNVPLLNVTTSFVAEQQALDGGLKSDANRVETREKVLGLKLKGRGDSGGRKFLPAVSTSLALAAGIGLAEAIGLFLGSGFLINIMGIPVDSPMRMPAEQFLTLRAYGAPPLVIALAAQGTFRGFMDTKTPLYAVGAGNLLNAILDPILIFAFGLGVGGAAIATVISEYLIAFILLWKLNAKVVLLSPDILGGGFIRYLKSGGLLISRTIAVLLTMTLATSLAVREGPIPMAGHQICLQVWLAVSLLNDALALAGQALLASEFTQRNYVQARVIIYKVLQIGATTGIALAIILFFGFGYVSHLFTTDSDVLDVARSGVLFVTVSQPVNALAFVIDGLYYGVSDFAYAAYSMVLVGLVSSVFLLIAAHMFGLAGVWTGLFLFMSLRAAAGFWRLGTKSGPWKMVWSEMETGVMEK; via the exons ATGGCGGGAACCGCTCTCTTCCTCCGCCCCCTCATCACTTCCCTCCACCCAAAAACAGCCACCTTCCCGCCACCCAGACGCAACCCCACCCCTTCTCGTCTCCGCTTCCAAAACCCGCCAAGGTTTGCCGCCTCGGACGAACAAACGCCGACGTCCCACACCGAATCCGGATTCAAGCGTCCAATCCGGAAACCCATCGGTCCATCAGTCCTCTCGTCAATCCCACGTCTTCTTGATAGAATAAG GGGGGATCAAATTAGCCTGGAGTTAGTGAGTATAGCGTTGCCGGCGGTATTGGCTCTGGCCGCTGATCCCATTGCATCACTTGTCGACACCGCCTTCGTAGGCCATCTGG GATCTGTTGAGTTGGCAGCAGTGGGCGTCTCGGTTTCAGTGTTCAATCTGGTTTCCAAATTGTTGAACGTACCCTTGCTTAATGTTACTACATCTTTTGTTGCCGAACAGCAGGCACTGGATGGTGGCTTGAAGAGTGATGCAAATAGAGTCGAAACAA GGGAGAAAGTTCTGGGGTTGAAATTGAAGGGCAGGGGTGACTCAGGTGGCAGGAAATTTCTTCCAGCAGTATCAACATCATTGGCTTTGGCTGCTGGTATTGGACTTGCAGAAGCGATAGGACTATTCTTGGGCTCGGGGTTCCTAATAAATATCATGGGTATACCTGTT GACTCACCAATGCGCATGCCAGCTGAGCAGTTTCTTACTTTAAGAGCATATGGTGCTCCACCTTTGGTAATAGCACTTGCAGCACAAGGCACATTTCGTGGATTTATGGATACAAAGACACCATTATATGCTGTAG GAGCTGGCAACTTACTGAATGCTATACTGGATCCCATATTGATATTTGCCTTTGGTCTAGGCGTGGGTGGTGCTGCAATAGCTACTGTTATTTCTGA GTACTTGATAGCTTTTATTCTTCTTTGGAAGCTCAATGCAAAAGTAGTGCTTCTATCTCCAGATATTCTCGGGGGCGGATTTATTCGTTATTTGAAATCTG GTGGTCTCTTAATAAGCAGAACCATTGCAGTGCTCTTAACTATGACACTAGCAACATCCTTGGCTGTCAGGGAAGGGCCAATTCCTATGGCTGGTCACCAGATTTGCTTGCAAGTATGGTTGGCAGTATCCCTGCTTAACGATGCTCTAGCGCTTGCTGGTCAG GCTTTACTTGCAAGTGAGTTCACCCAGAGGAATTATGTACAAGCCCGTGTTATAATATACAAGGTTCTACAG ATTGGGGCCACAACCGGAATAGCACTGGCTATCATATTGTTCTTTGGGTTTGGGTATGTTTCGCATTTATTTACCACTGATTCAGATGTTCTGGACGTTGCTAGATCTGGAGTCTTG TTTGTCACTGTATCGCAGCCGGTCAATGCCCTTGCTTTTGTAATTGATGGGCTCTATTATGGCGTCTCAGACTTTGCATATGCTGCATACTCAATG GTGTTGGTGGGATTGGTCTCATCAGTATTTCTGTTGATTGCTGCTCATATGTTTGGTCTCGCTGGAGTCTGGACAGGGTTGTTTCTTTTCATGAGCTTGCGAGCAGCTGCTGGATTTTGGAG GTTAGGAACCAAATCTGGACCATGGAAAATGGTTTGGTCTGAGATGGAGACTGGAGTAATGGAAAAATGA